From a single Bacillus pumilus genomic region:
- a CDS encoding PucR family transcriptional regulator, which translates to MTKRTDPFKYSLDRLEDVADQISDVLNCPITIEDTHHRLLAYSTHNDFTDPARTSTIISRRVPEKVINRLWKDGIIPTLLKTDEPLRVPQIAEVGLSSRVAISIWKDKEVLGFIWAIESTQPFSEEEMDLLKMAAHAVKNKLLNLQIRKTKTEERNQELFWKMLTGHIHEKDEMLDLFLRLGIRCPDTYAIIIFRLRDELTEETEKKLSYLLETTQQVQVLLTTVDFHEFIILVSPKTEHPLQDIKQFTSGMLQQLSDRYHIHHVQAAIGGIYDNISHIQPSYKEALAVLKTKERFPVETERLHSFSELGIYQYLDVLAEKRRGSSYSSYSLSKLEDYDLRHHSNLVETLERFIDCDSNANIAAKQLNIHINTLNYRLKRITDIAEIDLKNMNEKMTIYLDMKLKNVHL; encoded by the coding sequence ATGACAAAAAGGACAGATCCATTTAAGTATAGTCTTGATCGTTTAGAGGATGTGGCAGACCAAATAAGTGATGTGCTCAATTGCCCTATTACTATAGAAGATACTCATCATCGATTATTGGCCTATAGCACACATAATGATTTTACTGATCCCGCCAGAACTTCAACCATTATCTCCCGCCGGGTACCGGAAAAAGTCATCAATCGGCTTTGGAAGGACGGTATCATTCCTACACTTCTTAAAACAGACGAACCGCTTCGTGTCCCTCAAATTGCAGAGGTGGGTTTATCTAGCAGGGTGGCCATTTCAATCTGGAAGGACAAAGAAGTGCTCGGATTTATTTGGGCCATTGAATCCACACAGCCCTTTTCAGAAGAAGAAATGGACCTTCTAAAGATGGCAGCACATGCTGTTAAAAACAAATTACTCAATTTACAAATTCGCAAAACGAAAACAGAAGAACGCAATCAGGAGCTTTTTTGGAAGATGCTCACAGGTCATATTCATGAAAAGGATGAGATGCTCGACCTATTTTTAAGACTCGGCATCAGATGTCCAGACACGTATGCCATCATCATCTTCCGCCTTCGTGACGAACTCACAGAGGAGACAGAAAAAAAGCTATCATACTTGCTTGAAACAACGCAGCAAGTCCAAGTGCTGTTAACGACTGTTGATTTTCACGAATTTATTATTCTTGTCTCACCTAAAACGGAACACCCGCTACAGGATATTAAACAATTCACAAGCGGTATGCTGCAGCAGCTGTCTGACCGTTATCATATCCATCACGTTCAAGCAGCGATTGGTGGAATTTACGATAACATCTCTCACATTCAGCCATCGTATAAAGAAGCACTGGCTGTATTAAAAACAAAAGAGCGCTTCCCTGTTGAAACCGAACGTTTACACAGTTTTTCTGAACTCGGTATTTATCAATACTTAGATGTCCTCGCTGAAAAGCGAAGGGGCTCGTCTTATTCCAGTTATTCTTTATCGAAGCTGGAGGATTACGACCTGAGACATCATTCCAACCTAGTCGAAACCCTTGAACGGTTTATTGACTGCGACAGCAATGCCAATATTGCGGCAAAGCAATTAAACATCCACATCAATACATTGAATTACAGATTAAAACGCATTACAGACATTGCAGAAATCGATTTAAAAAACATGAATGAGAAAATGACCATATACCTTGATATGAAGCTAAAAAACGTCCATTTGTGA
- a CDS encoding Na+/H+ antiporter family protein — protein MNAVVIAVLLMLILSLLRVNVVIALAFGALAGGLAGGLGLAGTVEAFTDGLGGNATVAISYALLGAFAAALTKTGLPDAMVEGAVKLLGKEGDSRRKTLSKVLIILVILIVSCFSQNVVPVHIAFIPVLIPPLLKVFNELQIDRRLLACVMTFGLTAPYILLPVGFGQIFHGMLRDNMKEAGLTVQLTDVPLAMLIPVGGMMLGLLVSLFVYRKPRVYEDRDITDVEKSAYTKKSLLLAVLAILVSLTVQLYLSQSLGVEGMIFGALAGLLVLFFTGMMKRDEADALITSGMNMMAFIGFVMLVAAGFANVLTKTGDIEQLVKASSQLIGNNQSVAAILMLLVGLLVTMGIGSSFATIPIITTIFVPLCMHLGFSPLATIAIIGSAAAVGDAGSPASDSTLGPTSGLNMDGQHHHIWGTCVPTFVFYNVPLVLFGWLAAIIL, from the coding sequence ATGAATGCAGTTGTTATAGCGGTTCTTTTAATGTTGATATTAAGCCTGCTGCGTGTCAATGTGGTCATTGCTCTCGCGTTTGGTGCTTTAGCTGGTGGACTTGCAGGCGGATTAGGCCTGGCAGGAACAGTTGAAGCCTTTACTGACGGGCTGGGAGGAAATGCAACAGTTGCTATAAGCTATGCACTTTTAGGGGCATTTGCAGCGGCGCTGACGAAAACAGGTCTTCCAGACGCCATGGTAGAAGGGGCAGTAAAGCTACTAGGAAAGGAAGGCGATTCAAGAAGAAAAACATTATCAAAAGTACTCATCATTCTTGTTATTTTGATTGTTTCTTGTTTTTCACAAAACGTCGTTCCAGTTCATATTGCCTTTATTCCAGTCTTAATTCCACCATTATTAAAAGTGTTCAATGAGCTTCAAATCGACCGCAGACTGCTAGCATGTGTGATGACTTTCGGACTGACTGCACCATATATTTTACTTCCAGTCGGATTTGGACAGATTTTTCACGGGATGCTTCGTGATAACATGAAAGAGGCAGGATTAACTGTACAATTAACAGATGTTCCACTAGCCATGCTTATTCCTGTAGGAGGCATGATGCTCGGGTTGCTTGTTTCACTTTTTGTGTATCGGAAACCAAGAGTATATGAGGATCGAGATATCACGGACGTAGAAAAATCAGCTTATACAAAAAAGAGCTTATTGCTTGCAGTGCTGGCTATCCTTGTATCACTCACTGTCCAGCTTTATTTATCTCAAAGCCTTGGCGTGGAAGGAATGATTTTCGGTGCGCTGGCAGGCCTTCTCGTTCTGTTTTTCACAGGCATGATGAAACGGGATGAAGCTGATGCGCTTATTACCTCAGGGATGAATATGATGGCATTTATTGGCTTTGTGATGCTTGTGGCGGCTGGATTTGCCAACGTATTAACGAAAACAGGCGATATTGAACAACTAGTGAAAGCATCTTCTCAGTTAATTGGAAACAATCAAAGCGTAGCGGCCATTTTAATGTTATTAGTTGGTTTGCTTGTGACAATGGGGATCGGCTCATCCTTTGCGACGATTCCAATCATCACAACAATTTTTGTTCCGTTATGCATGCACCTAGGATTTAGTCCATTAGCCACGATTGCAATTATTGGTTCAGCTGCGGCTGTTGGGGATGCAGGTTCACCTGCAAGTGACAGTACGCTTGGACCGACATCTGGATTGAATATGGATGGACAGCATCACCACATTTGGGGTACTTGTGTTCCAACATTTGTCTTTTATAATGTACCGCTTGTCCTGTTCGGCTGGCTTGCGGCAATTATTCTTTAA
- a CDS encoding YuiB family protein, which produces MISLPVVIISVILFFVLFFGIGFLLNMLLRMSWIMAILYPIVCLFIINNQKMIAYVREPGIAFSGIGDRIVSLAAADIIILFSGLIGAIVSGLVINALRKRGYQMF; this is translated from the coding sequence GTGATCAGTTTACCAGTCGTTATCATTTCAGTTATTTTATTTTTCGTGTTATTCTTCGGCATTGGCTTTTTGCTTAATATGCTGCTGAGAATGTCATGGATCATGGCAATTTTATATCCAATTGTATGCCTTTTCATTATCAATAATCAAAAGATGATTGCCTATGTTAGAGAACCTGGCATTGCTTTTTCTGGGATAGGAGACCGCATTGTCTCTCTCGCAGCGGCAGATATCATTATTTTATTCAGCGGCCTGATTGGTGCGATTGTATCAGGTCTTGTCATTAATGCCCTTCGAAAAAGAGGGTATCAAATGTTTTAA
- a CDS encoding 3D domain-containing protein: MKTWMKRLFMTALFMVALMTSFTGISGVEPSDLAAWVKESDAGKQVSSFFQQQKRETMALKSDDLRAVSLEEAFNWNDYPKQKVVATGYTAGVESTGKTKEHHAYGITYSGVKVKRDLYSTVAADPSVFPIGTVLFIPNYGYGVVADTGKAIKGHKLDLYYETVDDVYREWGKKVLDVYIIKKGEGLLTEKDLNRLNEAKSMQVFRQQFQANKE; encoded by the coding sequence ATGAAAACATGGATGAAACGATTGTTCATGACAGCCCTTTTCATGGTTGCGTTGATGACAAGTTTTACGGGCATATCTGGAGTCGAGCCAAGTGATTTAGCTGCATGGGTGAAAGAGTCCGATGCTGGCAAACAAGTATCTTCTTTTTTTCAGCAGCAAAAAAGAGAAACGATGGCACTTAAAAGTGATGACCTGCGCGCTGTTTCTTTAGAAGAAGCGTTTAATTGGAACGATTATCCGAAGCAAAAGGTTGTCGCTACAGGCTATACAGCAGGAGTGGAATCAACAGGTAAAACGAAGGAACATCATGCATATGGCATTACATATTCAGGCGTCAAAGTGAAACGAGATTTATACTCAACCGTGGCAGCAGATCCATCAGTCTTTCCGATCGGCACCGTGCTGTTTATCCCAAACTATGGCTACGGAGTGGTCGCAGATACTGGGAAAGCCATTAAAGGACATAAGCTTGATTTATACTATGAAACCGTTGATGATGTGTATAGAGAATGGGGTAAAAAAGTACTCGATGTGTACATCATCAAAAAAGGTGAAGGCTTGTTAACGGAAAAAGACTTAAACCGGCTCAATGAAGCAAAATCGATGCAAGTGTTCCGGCAGCAATTCCAAGCCAATAAAGAATAA
- a CDS encoding sporulation protein, with translation MSFFKKLAASAGIGAAKVDTILEKNAYYPGQEVKGTVHAKGGKISQDIRYIDVKIQTQYVIVQDDEERRKYVNIYSLRVTDAFTIQPSEKHEFPFSFILPIDTPMTVGKVEIAVVTDLDIQGGIDKSDYDRIFVEAHPWVKNVLEATSNLGFHLNEADCEQAPYFQRRLPFVQEFEFIPTSDYYRYMLDELELIFLIDEGGLDIVFEVDRRARGLRGWLEEMYNDGEQLVRYRFSPSDLEDVEVLEGMLEGIIDQYAE, from the coding sequence ATGTCATTTTTTAAAAAGCTAGCGGCAAGTGCTGGGATTGGTGCAGCGAAAGTAGATACCATTTTGGAGAAAAACGCTTATTATCCAGGACAAGAGGTAAAAGGAACTGTCCATGCAAAGGGCGGGAAAATCTCTCAGGATATCCGCTATATTGATGTCAAAATTCAAACACAGTATGTGATTGTGCAAGATGATGAAGAGCGTAGAAAATACGTGAACATCTATTCCTTACGGGTGACGGATGCCTTTACCATCCAGCCTAGCGAAAAGCATGAATTTCCGTTTTCATTTATTCTTCCTATTGATACCCCGATGACCGTCGGGAAAGTAGAAATTGCAGTGGTGACAGACCTTGATATCCAAGGCGGAATCGATAAATCTGACTATGACCGTATTTTTGTTGAGGCACATCCTTGGGTGAAAAATGTACTGGAAGCGACTAGCAATCTAGGCTTCCACTTGAACGAAGCGGATTGTGAACAAGCGCCTTACTTCCAGCGTCGTCTGCCATTTGTTCAAGAATTCGAGTTTATTCCGACATCAGACTACTATCGTTATATGCTGGATGAGTTAGAGCTAATTTTTCTGATAGATGAGGGAGGATTAGACATTGTTTTCGAAGTTGATCGTAGAGCAAGAGGACTCAGAGGGTGGCTTGAGGAGATGTATAATGATGGGGAACAGCTTGTGCGCTACCGCTTCAGTCCATCAGATCTTGAAGATGTAGAAGTGCTTGAAGGAATGCTAGAAGGAATCATCGATCAATACGCTGAGTAA
- a CDS encoding biotin transporter BioY yields MQQKTRTADFVLVGMFAALMAIGANITSIVPFLQVGGIPLTMQPFFCVLAGLLLGRRLGALAMIVYALVGIAGAPVFAQFSAGFGVILGKSGGFVLSYIPAAWLAGFILEKRKNPGFGRFLLAAIAGTTVMYVIGTTYTYLALNVWLNAPISYQTTWFFMIWFMVKDYALTILLAMLAPKIYRSVSKATSFRKQQAAS; encoded by the coding sequence ATGCAACAGAAAACAAGAACTGCTGATTTTGTGCTAGTCGGAATGTTTGCCGCACTCATGGCAATTGGAGCAAATATCACCTCGATTGTACCGTTTTTACAGGTCGGTGGAATTCCACTCACGATGCAGCCGTTTTTTTGTGTACTTGCTGGTCTTTTACTCGGCAGACGGCTTGGCGCATTAGCCATGATTGTATATGCCTTGGTCGGAATTGCTGGTGCACCAGTATTCGCACAGTTCTCTGCAGGCTTTGGGGTCATTTTAGGCAAAAGCGGTGGCTTTGTCTTATCGTACATTCCTGCTGCCTGGCTAGCTGGATTCATTTTAGAAAAAAGAAAAAATCCAGGCTTCGGCCGCTTCTTGCTTGCAGCTATTGCTGGAACGACGGTGATGTATGTGATCGGCACGACTTATACATACCTCGCATTAAATGTGTGGCTGAATGCTCCGATTTCCTATCAAACCACGTGGTTCTTTATGATCTGGTTTATGGTGAAAGACTACGCATTAACGATATTACTTGCGATGCTGGCACCTAAAATTTATCGCTCTGTTTCAAAAGCCACGTCCTTTCGAAAACAACAAGCCGCATCATAA
- a CDS encoding divergent PAP2 family protein: MSVLTNFPLLASLAAIFFAQFVKVPIQFIISRRLDWSLITSTGGMPSSHSAAVTALSTAVALEHGLGTSIFAISAIFAIITMFDATGVRRQAGEQATVLNKLVTDFNRFVAEAKNFPSAEEKEKQKKLKELLGHKPIEVFFGGLTGILLTLILDYYFM; encoded by the coding sequence ATGAGCGTACTGACGAATTTCCCGCTGCTTGCCAGCCTTGCAGCCATCTTTTTTGCTCAATTTGTAAAAGTACCGATTCAATTTATCATTTCTAGACGACTAGATTGGTCGCTCATTACAAGCACAGGCGGAATGCCAAGTTCACACTCCGCAGCCGTAACAGCACTCTCAACAGCAGTTGCTTTAGAGCACGGGCTAGGAACATCTATTTTTGCCATTTCCGCCATCTTTGCCATTATTACCATGTTTGATGCAACAGGTGTGCGCAGACAGGCAGGAGAACAGGCAACTGTTCTCAACAAGCTAGTGACAGACTTTAACCGTTTTGTTGCTGAAGCAAAGAATTTCCCAAGTGCTGAAGAAAAAGAAAAGCAAAAGAAATTAAAAGAGCTTCTTGGTCATAAGCCGATTGAGGTTTTCTTTGGCGGCTTAACAGGAATCTTGCTGACACTCATCTTAGATTATTACTTCATGTAG
- a CDS encoding leucyl aminopeptidase, which translates to MFFSTNEWQHKDTLAIGLFQKSQLSGKAKEMDELLEGRITELLKEGDISSKRNQLSKFFPSPETGIKRIYFVGLGKESDYTFEEAKEGFAHLFKKLHQDKKQAVSVLLDTFIGKDLPAQDAAHALSESCLLATYELQDFKHKTNEPDRFIEFVYATTNHDTAEIQASLKVGEVYGQSVNSARTLVNMPPNMLTSSDLASYAAELAYKYEFEIEILDKDQMEELGMGGILAVNRGSTEPPKLIVLKYQGKEEWTDVIGLVGKGITYDTGGYSLKPKASMVGMKTDMGGSASVLGAMEIIGELRPEQNVIAVIASTDNMISADAMKPDDVIVSLSGKTIEVLNTDAEGRLVLADGVTYAKQHGASVLIDVATLTGGVIVALGNETTGVMTNNDELYAQFKEASEECGEMIWQLPITEKDKKRVRNSKMADLNNSPGRDGHAIMAGAFIGEFAEDTPWVHLDIAGTATTEKPSCFGPTGATGVMVRSLATFVERFEGKK; encoded by the coding sequence ATGTTTTTCTCGACAAATGAATGGCAACATAAAGATACACTGGCGATCGGGCTTTTTCAAAAGAGCCAATTATCAGGAAAAGCAAAAGAAATGGATGAATTACTTGAAGGAAGAATCACTGAATTATTAAAAGAAGGCGATATTTCATCTAAACGAAATCAGCTTTCGAAGTTTTTCCCATCCCCTGAAACAGGCATCAAACGCATTTATTTTGTCGGGCTTGGGAAGGAATCAGATTACACGTTTGAAGAGGCGAAAGAAGGCTTTGCGCATTTATTTAAAAAGCTTCATCAAGATAAAAAGCAAGCGGTTTCGGTCTTACTGGATACGTTTATTGGAAAAGATCTGCCTGCCCAAGATGCAGCGCATGCTCTTTCTGAAAGCTGCCTTTTAGCTACATATGAATTACAGGATTTTAAACATAAAACAAATGAACCGGATCGTTTTATCGAGTTTGTTTATGCAACGACGAATCATGATACAGCTGAAATTCAGGCAAGTCTGAAAGTGGGCGAAGTGTACGGACAGTCCGTTAATTCAGCTCGTACCCTTGTGAATATGCCGCCAAACATGCTCACATCCTCTGATCTGGCTTCATACGCGGCAGAGCTTGCATATAAGTATGAATTTGAGATTGAAATTTTAGATAAAGACCAAATGGAAGAGCTTGGGATGGGCGGGATTCTAGCTGTCAATAGAGGCTCAACAGAACCACCAAAGCTCATCGTGCTGAAATATCAAGGCAAGGAAGAATGGACAGACGTCATTGGGCTTGTCGGTAAAGGCATCACATATGATACCGGTGGATATTCTTTAAAGCCAAAAGCAAGTATGGTTGGGATGAAAACTGATATGGGCGGCTCAGCCTCTGTTTTAGGCGCCATGGAAATCATCGGTGAACTGCGTCCAGAGCAAAATGTCATTGCTGTTATTGCTTCAACAGACAATATGATTTCGGCAGACGCGATGAAGCCGGATGACGTCATTGTGTCGCTTAGCGGTAAAACAATCGAAGTGCTGAATACGGATGCAGAAGGACGCCTTGTTTTAGCAGATGGAGTCACGTATGCGAAGCAGCACGGTGCTTCGGTCCTTATAGACGTGGCTACATTAACAGGCGGGGTCATTGTGGCGCTTGGAAATGAGACTACAGGTGTGATGACGAATAACGATGAACTGTATGCTCAGTTTAAAGAGGCATCAGAAGAATGCGGTGAAATGATTTGGCAGCTGCCAATCACTGAAAAAGATAAAAAACGAGTGCGAAACAGCAAAATGGCGGATCTCAATAACTCACCAGGCCGCGATGGTCATGCGATTATGGCAGGAGCATTCATTGGTGAATTTGCTGAGGATACACCTTGGGTTCATTTAGATATTGCTGGAACGGCAACAACAGAAAAGCCTTCATGCTTTGGACCAACAGGGGCGACAGGTGTGATGGTAAGATCACTCGCAACATTTGTGGAACGATTTGAAGGAAAGAAATAA
- a CDS encoding WXG100 family type VII secretion target: MSGIIRVTPEELRATAKQYGVESQEVLNQVDRLNRMISDLKGMWEGASSEAFADQYEQLKPSFIKMSDLLTDVSNQLDQTANTLESTDQDIASQIRG, translated from the coding sequence ATGTCAGGAATTATTCGCGTAACCCCAGAAGAACTAAGAGCGACCGCTAAGCAATATGGTGTTGAAAGTCAAGAAGTGTTAAACCAAGTTGATCGTCTAAATAGAATGATCTCTGATTTAAAAGGAATGTGGGAAGGTGCTTCTAGTGAAGCATTTGCTGATCAATACGAGCAGTTAAAGCCTTCATTCATCAAAATGTCTGATCTATTAACAGATGTCAGCAATCAGCTTGATCAAACGGCAAATACACTTGAAAGCACTGACCAAGACATCGCAAGCCAAATCCGCGGCTAA
- the essB gene encoding type VII secretion protein EssB encodes MADKKSSYLEEQLEAVMKKEGGTYSFIFQRETIKLLDGLEAAPIKDINPSFKKEIQLTEDEVIISIQPPPAYQEFRFIHAKDEKSKWIFSYQLVDAVCKHDVKRLHPIVSPENIVFHQGLAPAFLHYGVKESIPPYETDEHRLLKEVKAVILRVVDHEYQFQEYVAYSETLKLSERAKEISETHSLEELSALIQQKIEAIETKEKTLLTIPKKKWKIERYIGLGLLVLLIPALVYTIYTFFFAMPKQEAYVEANKYYLNKQYSQVVDTLEKYSANQMPVSLQYELAISYVQTNQGNLLLDQHKKEITDTYTLQTDPQYFLFWIHIGQGNSKEALDIARVLGDDRYIFTALVAYRNDIQNDDSLSAEEKQKQLDPIIKEMAKYEEKETTETSTNDSSGESQTDETAEQKEQSKADQEKKEKESEAKKKTSQTKKDEKK; translated from the coding sequence ATGGCAGATAAAAAGAGTTCCTATTTAGAAGAACAATTAGAAGCAGTCATGAAAAAAGAAGGCGGCACCTACAGCTTCATTTTTCAAAGAGAGACGATTAAGCTCTTAGACGGTTTAGAAGCGGCGCCAATCAAAGACATCAACCCTTCATTCAAAAAAGAGATTCAGTTAACCGAAGATGAGGTCATCATTTCGATTCAACCGCCTCCTGCCTATCAGGAATTTCGTTTCATCCATGCAAAGGATGAAAAAAGCAAATGGATTTTTTCATACCAGCTTGTCGATGCAGTTTGCAAACACGACGTGAAGCGGCTGCATCCTATTGTTTCTCCTGAAAACATTGTTTTTCATCAAGGCTTAGCGCCTGCATTTTTGCATTACGGGGTGAAAGAAAGCATCCCGCCTTATGAAACAGATGAGCATCGTCTGTTAAAAGAAGTCAAAGCTGTCATTCTTCGAGTGGTGGACCATGAATATCAGTTTCAGGAATACGTAGCTTACAGTGAGACGCTGAAATTATCTGAACGGGCAAAAGAAATAAGTGAAACGCATTCTCTGGAAGAATTGTCTGCCTTGATTCAGCAAAAGATCGAAGCAATTGAAACGAAAGAGAAAACGCTATTAACCATTCCGAAAAAGAAATGGAAGATCGAACGATACATTGGATTAGGTCTGCTCGTTCTGTTAATCCCTGCACTGGTGTACACCATTTACACCTTCTTTTTTGCAATGCCGAAACAAGAAGCGTATGTCGAGGCAAACAAATATTATCTCAACAAACAGTACAGCCAAGTGGTGGATACGTTAGAAAAATATTCAGCCAATCAAATGCCGGTCTCTCTTCAATATGAACTGGCCATTTCGTATGTACAAACAAATCAAGGCAACTTGTTACTCGATCAGCATAAAAAGGAAATCACAGATACATACACATTACAGACTGATCCTCAATATTTCCTTTTCTGGATTCATATTGGACAAGGCAATAGCAAGGAAGCACTTGATATTGCACGGGTACTTGGAGACGACCGTTACATATTCACGGCACTCGTTGCCTACCGCAATGATATTCAAAACGATGACAGCCTTTCTGCTGAAGAAAAACAAAAACAGTTAGACCCAATCATTAAAGAAATGGCGAAATATGAAGAAAAAGAAACAACGGAGACAAGCACCAATGACTCCTCGGGCGAAAGCCAAACAGATGAAACAGCTGAACAAAAAGAGCAGTCAAAAGCCGATCAAGAGAAAAAAGAGAAAGAATCTGAAGCGAAAAAGAAAACCTCTCAGACGAAAAAAGATGAGAAAAAATAG
- a CDS encoding EsaB/YukD family protein: MYIDITIDLKNYDGSVFDLRLSNYLHIKQVIHIAWQAKQISLPKREGGWVRVVNKKAVFSGEYKLSDCGITTGDRLEIL, from the coding sequence GTGTATATCGATATTACCATCGACTTAAAAAATTACGATGGCAGTGTGTTTGATTTGAGACTATCAAATTATTTACATATTAAACAAGTCATCCATATCGCCTGGCAGGCAAAGCAAATCTCACTTCCTAAGCGAGAAGGCGGATGGGTGCGTGTAGTCAATAAGAAAGCTGTGTTTTCAGGCGAATATAAGCTGTCAGACTGTGGCATCACCACAGGGGACAGGCTGGAAATACTATGA
- the ald gene encoding alanine dehydrogenase: MIIGIPKEIKNNENRVALTPGAASQLLSAGHQILIETNAGFGSGFTDDDYVSVGAEILDQAKDVWASSDMIMKVKEPLPEEYSYFRDGLILFTYLHLAAEPSLAEALKQKGVTAIAYETVTDGKSLPLLTPMSEVAGRMAAQIGAQFLEKPKGGKGILLAGVPGVSRGKVTIIGGGVVGTNAAKMAIGLGADVTLIDVNAERLRQLDDQFGHQMKTLMSNPVNIADSVSEADLLICAVLIPGAKAPTLVTEEMVKQMKPGSVIVDVAIDQGGIVETIDHITTHDQPTYEKHGILHYAVANMPGAVPRTSTVALTNVTVPYALQIANKGAAKAIQENKAIAEGVNVMNGHITYEAVARDLGYDYVPVFQAVDASSMTEA; the protein is encoded by the coding sequence ATGATCATCGGCATTCCGAAAGAGATTAAGAACAATGAAAACCGAGTGGCATTAACACCAGGAGCAGCTTCTCAATTACTTTCAGCTGGACATCAGATTTTGATTGAAACAAACGCTGGTTTTGGAAGCGGATTCACTGATGACGATTATGTATCTGTGGGTGCAGAAATTCTCGATCAAGCGAAAGATGTGTGGGCATCTTCTGATATGATCATGAAGGTAAAAGAACCATTACCTGAGGAATATTCATATTTCAGAGACGGACTCATCTTATTTACGTACCTGCATCTTGCTGCAGAGCCCTCCTTGGCTGAAGCTTTAAAACAAAAAGGCGTCACAGCTATTGCTTATGAAACAGTAACGGACGGAAAATCACTCCCGCTCTTAACACCTATGTCTGAAGTCGCAGGCAGAATGGCCGCTCAAATCGGAGCACAATTTTTAGAAAAGCCAAAAGGCGGCAAAGGCATCTTGCTCGCAGGTGTACCAGGGGTATCAAGAGGAAAGGTCACCATTATAGGCGGCGGTGTTGTTGGAACAAACGCAGCGAAAATGGCGATTGGACTTGGCGCAGATGTCACTCTTATTGACGTAAACGCAGAACGCTTGCGTCAGCTGGACGATCAATTTGGTCATCAAATGAAAACGTTAATGTCTAACCCAGTAAACATTGCTGATTCAGTCAGCGAGGCAGATCTTCTCATTTGTGCGGTGCTGATCCCAGGTGCCAAAGCACCAACGCTTGTGACGGAAGAGATGGTGAAACAAATGAAGCCGGGCTCTGTCATTGTAGACGTAGCTATTGATCAAGGCGGCATTGTTGAAACCATTGATCATATCACAACACATGATCAGCCTACTTATGAAAAACACGGCATTTTACATTATGCAGTGGCCAATATGCCTGGAGCAGTTCCGCGGACATCGACTGTTGCTTTAACGAATGTCACCGTTCCATACGCGCTGCAAATTGCCAATAAAGGCGCTGCAAAAGCCATTCAAGAAAACAAAGCCATCGCAGAAGGTGTCAATGTCATGAACGGACATATCACATATGAAGCGGTCGCCCGTGACCTCGGCTATGATTATGTGCCTGTTTTTCAAGCGGTCGATGCGTCTTCTATGACAGAAGCTTAA
- a CDS encoding YuiA family protein, producing the protein MNAQTKEKKSTCQYCSGKGYFQLLLGGSETCEECKGTGKKH; encoded by the coding sequence ATGAATGCACAAACAAAAGAAAAAAAGTCCACCTGTCAATATTGTTCGGGAAAAGGATATTTTCAGCTATTGCTCGGCGGATCTGAAACATGTGAGGAATGTAAAGGAACGGGAAAGAAGCATTAA